A section of the Virgibacillus sp. NKC19-3 genome encodes:
- a CDS encoding FAD-binding oxidoreductase codes for MASSDLIEVLPKIQMKQNHEERHPLGNGGMQMMEAHSEADISKVLGYANKYDKTVNIVSGGTKRGYGGVIEQADILLSLAEYKGIIDHSVGDLTLTVRPGTTLKEITDEIGKKGQHVALDTPWPEMATIGGIIAANDSGAKRLLYGSARDLVIGTRIVYADGKVIRTGGKVVKNVAGYDMNKLFIGSMGTLGVISEITIKLRPLPKYEGLFLLHFPKGNEQAIREFSVLILDSMMEPVSLEILTPFVAKKMTGEDHYTLAIAFEDRENAVLDQEDWVERHVPKGIKHFVLHAEEARHWWERFRHIGPNGYNDEKGEAKTQAALKIGSNNLDVLLILKAADRLAEEYHVSVEAHGGLGHGISRVYVKGFPEAIVSYIKALRAKVEEKQGYVVCTHLPFILRETISVWGERPNYFALLEGIKRTNDPKRILNRQRFVGGI; via the coding sequence ATGGCTTCTTCGGATCTAATAGAGGTTTTGCCAAAAATACAAATGAAGCAAAACCATGAAGAACGTCATCCACTTGGCAATGGCGGTATGCAAATGATGGAGGCACATTCCGAAGCAGACATTTCAAAAGTTCTTGGATACGCGAATAAATATGATAAAACGGTCAACATTGTTTCAGGTGGAACAAAGCGAGGATATGGCGGGGTGATTGAACAAGCAGATATTCTATTGTCGCTTGCCGAATACAAAGGGATTATAGATCATTCAGTTGGAGATCTGACATTAACGGTGAGACCTGGAACGACGTTAAAAGAAATTACAGATGAAATAGGCAAAAAAGGGCAACATGTGGCACTTGACACTCCTTGGCCTGAAATGGCAACGATCGGAGGAATTATTGCAGCGAATGACAGTGGAGCGAAACGGCTGCTCTATGGATCTGCTAGAGATTTGGTTATCGGTACGCGAATCGTGTATGCAGACGGAAAAGTTATCCGTACAGGCGGTAAAGTTGTGAAAAACGTTGCGGGTTATGACATGAATAAACTTTTTATTGGGTCAATGGGAACGCTTGGCGTCATTAGCGAAATCACGATTAAATTGCGTCCGCTCCCAAAATATGAGGGGTTGTTTCTTCTGCATTTCCCTAAAGGTAATGAACAAGCGATTCGTGAATTTTCTGTGCTTATACTCGATTCAATGATGGAACCAGTATCACTTGAAATTTTAACCCCTTTTGTTGCTAAAAAGATGACTGGCGAAGATCATTATACACTTGCCATTGCATTTGAAGATCGGGAAAATGCCGTTCTCGACCAGGAGGATTGGGTAGAGAGGCATGTGCCAAAAGGTATTAAGCATTTTGTGTTACATGCGGAAGAGGCAAGGCACTGGTGGGAGAGATTCAGACATATCGGACCCAATGGATACAATGACGAAAAAGGTGAAGCTAAAACGCAAGCAGCATTGAAAATTGGCAGCAATAATTTAGATGTTCTCCTTATTCTGAAAGCAGCTGACAGACTTGCTGAGGAATATCATGTTTCAGTTGAAGCCCATGGTGGCCTTGGCCATGGCATTTCGAGAGTATATGTCAAAGGGTTCCCTGAAGCTATTGTTTCTTATATAAAGGCATTGAGAGCAAAAGTAGAAGAAAAACAAGGCTATGTTGTGTGTACACATCTGCCATTTATCCTAAGAGAAACGATTAGTGTTTGGGGAGAAAGACCGAACTACTTTGCTTTATTAGAAGGCATTAAACGGACGAACGATCCAAAGCGAATCTTAAACCGCCAACGTTTTGTAGGAGGTATATAA